CGCCAACTGGTCGGGGGTGAGCCCGGAGTAGTCGTGCAGCAGGTTGTCGTACTTCTCGATCTGGTCGGCGGAGTGCGCCGGCCGGGTGCCGATCGACTTGTGGAGCAGGATGCCGGCGAGGGTGGCGTGCCCGTTCTGACCTGCGGTGAGGATGTCCAGGCACTGGCCCTGGCAGGGGTCGCCCGTGGCGGGCAGCGGATCGGAGGTCGCGGCGGCCGTGGGGGCGGCGACCAGGGCGCCGGCGAGCAGCGTTCCGGCGGCGAGCAGGGAGACGGCGGCGGCGCGGGGTCTGGTCCGTCGCACGCGCCGCAGGAGGCGCTTGGCAGGATTCAACTGAGGGCTCTCGATCCGGGTGTCGGGGGCCGTACGGCTCCGGGGGGGAACACCGGCGGGAGCCCGGTGCCTGCGCACGCTAGCCCGCGTGGGGGGCTGCCGGTAAGGCTCGCGCGCCGATCGCCAGAAACCTGCAACACCCGCTTCACACGGGGGATTTGACAGCCGCGTCCGGGGACGCTCGCGCACGGTCCGGAGTGGCGGGGCGTAGGCCGGGCGAAAAGGTGATGCGCCGGGGGCCGGGGCTGAGTACGTTCGTCACCGCGGGGCGGCTCCGCAGCGTGCTTCCTTCTCCCCTTTCTCTGTAAAAGAACCAGCGCGCTCACTTCCCGCCCCGCATTCGTCTGCTCCGCACCCGCGACGGTTCGGCACCGGTCGGCAGTTGGCCCGCCCCTCGCCCGGCGACCTGTCCGCGAGGGTTTCCCGCCCGTCGCCTTTGCCGCCGGCCGGTCCCACGGATCGCTGCTCGGGGCGGCGCTCCCGCAGGACCGCCGCGCGGGGGAACACCTTACGGAGAGGAACCCGACCCATGACGACCACCACCACCCGGACCACCGCGCCGAGCACGCGGAGCCTGGACGCGGTGCTGCTGAGTCGCCGCGGCGCGGTCTACTTCCCCGGCGGCGCTTCCACCGCCCGTGTCCCCTCGCCCCGGACACTCGCCGGGGTCACCCTGCTGGAGACCGACCTCGTCGAGCGCGGCTTCCTCGTCTCGGCGGGACTGCGCACCGCGCTCACGCGGCTCGGTGACGGCGCGCTCGCCGTCACGGGTACCTCGCTGCTCGCCGGCATCGACGCGGAGCTCGGCGCGGACCGCGACCACACCCCTCTGTTCCGCGACTTCCCCACCAGTACCCCCCTGGACACCCTCGGCTTCTACGTGGACCGTGTCCTGAGCCTCGGCCTCCAGGACGGGGACCAGCCCTGCGTGCTCTGCGGTGCGGCCGGCACCGTCCATCCGGTCGCCCCCTGCGCCCACCTCGTCTGCCGTTCCTGCTTCGACGGCGCCGACTTCTCCGCCTGCCCGATCTGCCACCGCCGCATCGACCCGGCGGACCCCTTCCTGCGCCCCTCGTCCGTCCGGCCGGGCGCCTCGGCCCACCGGGCGCCGCCCGCCCGGCTGCGGGTGCTGGCTCTCGGCGGGGACGCGGGCGACCGCCGCGCCCACGCCCACGCCGAGCTGGCCGCGCTGCTGTCGCGTACGGGTGCGCTCAGCCCCCAGGACGGCGACGACCTGGGCGCTCTGCTGGAGGGCGTGGGCGACCGCTCCGCTCTCGCCTGGCTGCCGGAGGAGGTCCCGGGCCGGGAGGCCAAGGCCCGCCTGCTGGCCTGGCTGCTCGCGGACCCGGCGCACTTCCCGGTGACACTTCCGGCCGTCGTCCGCCGGATCACCACCGCGACCGACGTACTGCGGCTGCTCGCGGTGCGTTCGGGCGGCGACCCCGGCCTGGTGGAAAGGGTTCGCCCGGCGCCGGTGGCACGACCGCTCCGCCGCGCGCTGATCCAGGCGCTGGACGGCTTGGACCCGGTGTCGGCCACCGAGGACATGGGCCGTCGGCCGGAGCTGTGGAAGCGGGCCGGCGAGCGGTTGCATCCCTTCGAGTACGCCCACCGCTTCCCGCACGCCGCTCTCGCCTTCGCCGCGCTCCGCGAACTCCGGCTCACGGACGACACCCTGTCCACCGGCCTGCGGGCGACCGCGGCGACCGTGCCCGGCGCCGGCACGGAGACGGGCCGGGTACGGGTGCCCGGGTGGGCGGGACACGTGGAGGCGGCACTGTCCGCCACGGACCTGCCGACCGCGCTGCGCCTGCTCGGACAGCGCCCCGGAGAGCTGGTACGCCGCGCCGACCACCTGCTGCGCCTGGCGGGACCGGTGGGCGCCGGCCCGGTGATCGCCGCGCTCGCCACGGCCGTTCCCGCGGTGGCCCCGGCGGTGCTGCTCTCCGCCCTGGGCGCGCTGCGCTCCCGTACGACGGTGCGTGAGAACCGGGTGTTCTTCCCCAAGGGAACCGCGGCGAAGGCCCACGTCGCCGACGACGGGCGGGTGCCGCTCGACGCCTCGGTCGTCGCGCGCGCCGTCGCCCTGCTGACCGAAGAGGTGCTGCGCCGGGCCGCCGCTCTCCCGTCGGTGGAGACCGCGGTCGTGGACGCCGAACTCGACGGAGTCGTCGCCCCGTTCGCGGAACGGACCGCCTCGCGCGCGCTGGTGACGCTGCCACGCGGCAGCGAGCTGGGCGTGCCGCCGGGCCGTACCGTGCGTCTCTTCCTGCACTGGACGGAGTCGGAGACCTCAGGCCGGACCGATCTGGACCTGGCGACCGCCATGTTCGACGCCGACTGGAACCACGTCGGTACCTGCGACTACACCCGGCTGCGGTACGCCGACGGCGCGGTGCACTCCGGCGACCTGACCAGCGCCCCGGCCCCGCGCGGCTCCTCGGAATTCGTCGACCTCGATCCGGAGAAGCTGGCCGCCACCGGTGTCCGGTACGTCGTCGCGGTCGTGTACTCCTTCAACGACGTCCCCTTCACCGAACTCGCGGACGCCTTCGCCGGGCTGATGGTCCGGGACCGGCCGGGGTGGGAGGGTCCGCCGTTCGACCCGCGCCAGGTGGAGCAGCGGTTCGACCTGACCAGCCCCGCCAAGGCGTGCGTCCCCCTGCTCCTCGACGTCCAGGCTCGTGCCATGCGCTGGCTGGACATCGTCCAGGGCGTCACCGGTACCCACCACGCCGTGCACCGCCACGGCGGCGGCCTCGCGGACCTCGGCCGGCACCTGACCGCGCTGTTCACGTCGGGCGCCCGCGTCACCCTGGGCGAACTGGCCGTCTGGCACGCGGCCTCCCGCGCGCGGACCGTCCTCGTACGCCACGTCGACAGCACGACGCGCACCTACGGTCGCCGTGACGGCGAGACCGCGGCCCAGTTCGCGGCGCGCATCGGCGGCCCGGACGAAGACGCGGTCGCGGGGGCGCAGGAGTCCGGTGTCGGAGCGATGGAGCCCGGTGCCGGGGCGGGTGAGCCGGCCGGCGCGCGGGCCGTGCCGGAGAACGCGCGACTGGCCTTCCTGCTGCGGGGCGACTTCGCCCTGCCCGCCGGTGCGCAGGCGTACGCGGTCTACCCGGGCGGGCTCGACGCCGCGTCCGTACGGCTGCTCGCCGCCCCGGACCTGGTCAGCGGGCTCGCGCCGGAGGCGAGGGCCTCGGCCTCCTCGCGCACGGCCGGACCTGGGCGGGCCGGGGGCCACGACCGACCCACGGTTCCAGGCTCCCGGCCTTGACCAGATCCCGGGCGAGGTCCCGGAGATCCCACTCCTCGGACAGCAGCCCCAGGAGGCGTTGCTGCCGTTTCCGCAGCGATTGCGCACCCACCCTCTGTCCGCCCGCTGATGCTCCTATCGTGGAAGCGGTCAGAGATCTCACGGCAGGGATCCAGGCACGAGCACCACGGGGGAACCATGTCCGACAAGGTCGTCCTGCCCGCACAAGCGCTCCATCCGCTCATCACGCACGGGCCGACGCGCCTGCGGCTCGCGGGCGCGGGGCTGCCCCTCACCCACGAGCTGATCCGGTTCGGGCCCCTGGCGGAGTCCCGGGTGGTGCGGGTCGTCGATCTGCTCGCGGACGGGGCGGACCCTGCTGAACTCCATCCGCACATCGGTCGCCTGCTGCGCGTCGGCCACCTCCTCTGCGAGGGCGGTGAAGCCCAGGAGGTGGTACTCGACGGAGCCACGGGCCGGGTCTTCTCGATGGACCTCTTCGAGGACGCGCCCGGACTGATCGACGTGGTGCCGCTCGCGCCCTCCGTCGACGCCCTGGCCCGATTCCTCGGGGAGGTGGACGACCTGCGCGCGGGGCGCGGCCGGTTCGCAGGCGTGGCTGCCGGGCGGTACGGCACGGAGGTGGCGGCACGGGCCACCGAACTGCTGACGGCGGTCTTCGCGGAGGAGGACTGGGGCACCGACGGCTGGGGCAGCGCGGGCGCCCCGGACACCTGGGAGCACCCGGTGCCCGCGCTGTGGCGGATCGCCGCCGCCATCCGCCCGCTGGCCCTGGTCGCGGGGCCGGGCGAGGGACTGTGCCTCGGTCTGCCGAAGGGCTTGCTGGAGGCGGAGTTCGGCCCGGAGGACCTGGTGCGGACCGAGCCGTCCGCGCTCCCGGTGGCGCTCGTCCACGAGCCGACCAGGCGCTTCCTCGCCGAGGTGGGGCTGCCGCGCACGCGGTTGATGTTCGGCCTGTGGAGCGAGGAGACGCTGTTGCGCCCGCTCGCGGAGGTCGAGAAGTCCCGGGACGCGGACCCGGCCGCGATACCGGCCGACGCGGACCGTCTGCTCTGCCTGGGCGGCCTGGTCGAGGACATGGAGGTCGTGGTCGACGGCACGACCGGCCTGCTCTCGTACCGCCCCTACGCCGAGGACGCGTTGGTCCCGGTCAACGCCGACGTCTCCACGCTGGCCTTCACCCTGTGGATGTTCAGCCGGGAGCGACACCTCGACGCCGAGCAGGACTTCACCCAGGACTTCTACCACCAGCTCGCCGACGCCATGGCCGAAACGCTTGCCTCGGTCGACCCGGTGGCCTGCCTCCCCTCCACCGGTAAGGACGACTACCGCTACTGGCCGGAGGTGTTCCACGACGAGGCGGGCGGCGTGCTGCAGGGGTGAGTGGGGCCGCGAACGCCCGCACCGCACCGCACACGCGAACGCCCGCACCCCGATCGGGGTGCGGGCGTTCCCGGCGGGACGGCCGAGGCGGAGGTGGGGTTCTCGGCGAGGGTCCCGACGTGTGAGGGCCCGGGAAGCCCGGCGCGCGTCCGTGCGGCTCGCACGGGCCGGTCCCGGTACCGGCCGGGCGTGCGGCCGGGTCAGACCTTCGCCGGTACCCCGCCCCCGTCGCGCTGGTCCGGTACCTCCTCGGCTGCGGCCGGAAGGCCCGTACCCGGGTCCGCCGGTGCCTCGGCCTCCAGCATCCGCTCGTCGAAGGGGAGCCGCCCGGCCAGGACCTCGTCCACCCGGGCCCGGTCGATCTCCTTGGTCCAGGTACCCACGAGGACGGTGGCGACGGCGTTCCCGGCGAAGTTGGTCAGGGCGCGGGCCTCGCTCATGAAGCGGTCGATGCCGACGATCAGGCCGACGCCGTCCACGAGTCCGGGACGGTGCGACTGGAGGCCGCCCGCGAGGGTGGCGAGTCCGGCGCCGGTGACTCCGGCGGCGCCCTTGGAGGCGATGACCATGAAGACGAGGAGGGAGATCTGCTCGCCCGCGCTCAGCGGGTCACCCATGGCGTTGGCGATGAAGAGGGACGACATCGTGAGGTAGATGGCGGTGCCGTCGAGGTTGAAGGAGTAGCCGGTCGGCACGGTGATGCCGACGACGGGCTTGCTGACGCCGAGGTGCTCCATCTTCGCGATGAGGCGCGGCAGTGCCGACTCGGAGGACGAGGTCGACAGGATCAGCAGGAATTCGCGGCCGAGGTACTTCAGCAGGAGGAGCAGGTTCACCCCGGTGAACAGGCGCAGGATGGTCCCGAGGACGACGAAGACGAAGATCGCGCAGGTGACGTAGAAGCCGACCATGATGATGGCGAGCGACTTCAGCGCGTCCACGCCGGTCTCTCCGACCACCGCCGCCATCGCGCCGAACGCGCCGACCGGGGCCGCCCACATGATCATCGCGAGGATGCGGAAGACCAGCTTCTGGATGTGGCCGACGCCGCGCAGGACCGGTTCGCCGGCGGAGCCCAGGGCCTGGATGGCGAAACCGGCGAGCAGCGCGATCAACAGGGTCTGGAGGACCTCGCCCTCGGTGAAGGCCGAGACCATGGTCTTCGGGATGATGCCGAGCAGGAAGTCGGCGGTGGACTCGCTCGCCCCCGCCGCCTGCTTCTCCCCGGCCGCGCGGACGGTCTCGGTGAGGTGCAGGCCGGAGCCGGGTTCCAGGATGTTGCCGACGATCAGGCCGATGGCGAGGGCGACGGTCGACATCACCAGGAAGTAGCCGAGCGCCAGCCCGCCCACCGCGCCGACCTTGGCGGCCTTGCGCACCGAGCCGACGCCCAGCACGATCGTGCAGAAGATGATCGGCGAGATCATCATCTTGATGAGGTTGACGAAGCCGGTCCCGATGGGCTTCAGCTCGACGGCGACCCCGGGGGCGGCGAAGCCCACGACGATGCCGAGCACCACCGCGCCGATGACGGCGATGTACAGGTACTGGGTGCGGTCGCGCTGTCCGGCTGTCCCTGCCACGGGTGCCTCCTGGGTTCCGTCTCGGCTCGGTCGTGTCGCGTACGGGTCCCGGGAACCGGGCGCGTACGAACCCCCTCGCCCGGGGCACGTACGGGTCCCGTCCTCGGGGCGCGTACCGGCCCCCGTCCCTGGGGGCCCCGGTGACTATCCACCGAGCCGTGACGCGGGTCACCCTTGTGTTCATAACGTTCACGCGGACCGGAGCCGCGTGCCGGAGCCTCGTGGCCTCGAAATCGCGTGGCCCCGGTACGCGGCACCGCCGCCGTGGACGCCCTGGTCGACCTCGCCTTCGGCGAACTGCCGCTGCACCGCGTCGAGACCGGGACCCGCACCACGAACACCGCGGCCCTGGGCGTCCCTATCCACGGCCGGGGTTCCTCGCGGAGGGGGTACGCCTCTCCGCCTGCGCGCACCGGGGCCGTCGGCACGACCTCGGGTTGCACGCGCTGCTCCGGGAGGAGTGGGAGGCCCTCACCCGTGCCCGTGCCCGGTCCTGGGACCTGCCGGTCACCGGCTGCCCCGCCGCGCCCGTGACCCTCGCCGGTCGCTCCGGCCCGTCGCCCCGCCCGTCACCCTCGCCCGTCACCCCGCCGGTCGCCCCGCCGGTCGCCCCGGTGGCGTCCGTACCCGGCGCTCCTTCCCACCCGTGATCGCGCCCCTCCCCGCTCCGGGGGCAGACTGTCCGCCATGCGTTCCTTCCGTCCCCGTCCGCGCAGCCTGGCCGGACAGCTGTTCGCCATGCAGGTCGTCCTGATCGCCGCCGTCGTGGCCGGCGGGGCGTTCTTCGCGTACGTCTCCGGCTCCGCGCGGGCCGAGGAGACCGCGCGGCGGCAGGTGCGGGCGGCGGCACTGGCGATCGCGGTCTCGCCCTCCGTGC
The DNA window shown above is from Streptomyces sp. NBC_00247 and carries:
- a CDS encoding cation:dicarboxylate symporter family transporter: MAGTAGQRDRTQYLYIAVIGAVVLGIVVGFAAPGVAVELKPIGTGFVNLIKMMISPIIFCTIVLGVGSVRKAAKVGAVGGLALGYFLVMSTVALAIGLIVGNILEPGSGLHLTETVRAAGEKQAAGASESTADFLLGIIPKTMVSAFTEGEVLQTLLIALLAGFAIQALGSAGEPVLRGVGHIQKLVFRILAMIMWAAPVGAFGAMAAVVGETGVDALKSLAIIMVGFYVTCAIFVFVVLGTILRLFTGVNLLLLLKYLGREFLLILSTSSSESALPRLIAKMEHLGVSKPVVGITVPTGYSFNLDGTAIYLTMSSLFIANAMGDPLSAGEQISLLVFMVIASKGAAGVTGAGLATLAGGLQSHRPGLVDGVGLIVGIDRFMSEARALTNFAGNAVATVLVGTWTKEIDRARVDEVLAGRLPFDERMLEAEAPADPGTGLPAAAEEVPDQRDGGGVPAKV
- a CDS encoding MXAN_6230/SCO0854 family RING domain-containing protein; the encoded protein is MTTTTTRTTAPSTRSLDAVLLSRRGAVYFPGGASTARVPSPRTLAGVTLLETDLVERGFLVSAGLRTALTRLGDGALAVTGTSLLAGIDAELGADRDHTPLFRDFPTSTPLDTLGFYVDRVLSLGLQDGDQPCVLCGAAGTVHPVAPCAHLVCRSCFDGADFSACPICHRRIDPADPFLRPSSVRPGASAHRAPPARLRVLALGGDAGDRRAHAHAELAALLSRTGALSPQDGDDLGALLEGVGDRSALAWLPEEVPGREAKARLLAWLLADPAHFPVTLPAVVRRITTATDVLRLLAVRSGGDPGLVERVRPAPVARPLRRALIQALDGLDPVSATEDMGRRPELWKRAGERLHPFEYAHRFPHAALAFAALRELRLTDDTLSTGLRATAATVPGAGTETGRVRVPGWAGHVEAALSATDLPTALRLLGQRPGELVRRADHLLRLAGPVGAGPVIAALATAVPAVAPAVLLSALGALRSRTTVRENRVFFPKGTAAKAHVADDGRVPLDASVVARAVALLTEEVLRRAAALPSVETAVVDAELDGVVAPFAERTASRALVTLPRGSELGVPPGRTVRLFLHWTESETSGRTDLDLATAMFDADWNHVGTCDYTRLRYADGAVHSGDLTSAPAPRGSSEFVDLDPEKLAATGVRYVVAVVYSFNDVPFTELADAFAGLMVRDRPGWEGPPFDPRQVEQRFDLTSPAKACVPLLLDVQARAMRWLDIVQGVTGTHHAVHRHGGGLADLGRHLTALFTSGARVTLGELAVWHAASRARTVLVRHVDSTTRTYGRRDGETAAQFAARIGGPDEDAVAGAQESGVGAMEPGAGAGEPAGARAVPENARLAFLLRGDFALPAGAQAYAVYPGGLDAASVRLLAAPDLVSGLAPEARASASSRTAGPGRAGGHDRPTVPGSRP
- a CDS encoding SUKH-4 family immunity protein; this translates as MSDKVVLPAQALHPLITHGPTRLRLAGAGLPLTHELIRFGPLAESRVVRVVDLLADGADPAELHPHIGRLLRVGHLLCEGGEAQEVVLDGATGRVFSMDLFEDAPGLIDVVPLAPSVDALARFLGEVDDLRAGRGRFAGVAAGRYGTEVAARATELLTAVFAEEDWGTDGWGSAGAPDTWEHPVPALWRIAAAIRPLALVAGPGEGLCLGLPKGLLEAEFGPEDLVRTEPSALPVALVHEPTRRFLAEVGLPRTRLMFGLWSEETLLRPLAEVEKSRDADPAAIPADADRLLCLGGLVEDMEVVVDGTTGLLSYRPYAEDALVPVNADVSTLAFTLWMFSRERHLDAEQDFTQDFYHQLADAMAETLASVDPVACLPSTGKDDYRYWPEVFHDEAGGVLQG